A stretch of Geomonas oryzisoli DNA encodes these proteins:
- a CDS encoding YebC/PmpR family DNA-binding transcriptional regulator: protein MSGHNKWSTIKHKKGAADAKRGKIFTKLIKEITVAAKLGGGDPDGNPRLRTAIDKAKGENMPKDNVERAIKKGVGGMEGVNYEETTYEGYGPGGTAVLVEVMTDNRNRTVSDVRSTFSKCNGNMGETGCVSWLFDKKGLLVYPKSTDFDKLFEAAIEAGADDVADEDEQYEVLTDPTAFHQVKTALEAAGFKPESAEITMIPQTMVKLEGKNAENMLKLMDRLEDNDDVQNVYANFDISAEDMEKMM from the coding sequence ATGTCAGGCCATAATAAATGGAGTACCATCAAGCACAAGAAAGGCGCCGCGGATGCCAAGCGCGGCAAGATATTCACCAAGCTGATCAAGGAAATCACCGTTGCCGCTAAGCTCGGCGGTGGCGACCCGGATGGGAACCCGCGCCTGAGGACTGCTATCGATAAGGCAAAGGGCGAGAACATGCCCAAGGACAACGTCGAGCGCGCCATCAAGAAGGGCGTGGGCGGGATGGAAGGCGTGAACTACGAGGAGACCACCTACGAAGGGTACGGTCCGGGCGGCACCGCCGTCCTGGTGGAGGTCATGACCGACAACCGCAACCGCACCGTTTCCGATGTCAGGAGCACCTTCTCCAAGTGCAACGGCAACATGGGCGAGACCGGCTGCGTCTCCTGGCTCTTCGACAAGAAGGGGCTCCTGGTGTACCCGAAGAGCACCGATTTCGACAAGCTCTTCGAGGCCGCCATCGAGGCCGGCGCCGACGACGTCGCCGATGAAGACGAGCAGTACGAGGTACTGACCGACCCGACCGCGTTCCACCAGGTGAAGACCGCGCTCGAGGCGGCAGGCTTCAAGCCGGAGTCCGCGGAGATCACCATGATCCCGCAGACCATGGTCAAGCTGGAAGGTAAGAACGCCGAGAACATGCTGAAGCTGATGGACCGTCTCGAGGACAACGACGACGTCCAGAACGTCTACGCCAACTTCGACATCTCCGCCGAGGACATGGAAAAGATGATGTAG
- the ruvC gene encoding crossover junction endodeoxyribonuclease RuvC: MIILGIDPGSRKTGYGLISKQGNRLVHIDNGAIFTQSAKDFPQRLEKIFTGLSAIIAEYQPEVVAVEDVFLAKNAMSALKLGQARGAAIVAAVNVGLPVHEYTAMQVKQAVVGTGRAEKTQVQQMIKALLNLPEVAQEDASDALAVAICHAHSAGISTLLKSMR, from the coding sequence ATGATCATTCTCGGCATCGACCCCGGCTCCCGCAAGACCGGCTACGGCCTCATCTCCAAGCAGGGAAACCGCCTGGTCCACATCGACAACGGCGCCATCTTCACCCAGAGCGCGAAAGACTTCCCGCAGCGGCTGGAGAAGATCTTCACCGGCCTCTCCGCGATCATCGCCGAGTACCAGCCCGAGGTGGTGGCGGTGGAAGACGTGTTCCTGGCCAAGAACGCCATGAGCGCGCTGAAACTGGGGCAGGCGCGCGGCGCGGCCATCGTCGCCGCGGTCAACGTGGGGCTCCCCGTGCACGAGTACACGGCCATGCAGGTGAAGCAGGCGGTGGTGGGAACCGGCCGCGCCGAGAAAACGCAGGTGCAGCAGATGATCAAGGCCCTTTTGAACCTCCCCGAGGTGGCCCAGGAAGATGCCTCCGACGCCCTCGCCGTCGCCATCTGCCACGCCCACTCCGCCGGCATCAGCACCCTGTTGAAAAGCATGCGCTAG
- a CDS encoding NDP-hexose 2,3-dehydratase family protein: MTPVMLPAGVALPQEYASGVARSRNGGTPLHDDAFVDGWINAARKRGSLNNVQVPLDAVQGWHREPETGNIHHQTGRFFSVIGVHVRHRVGHHELEWDQPIIEQPEIGILGILAKYIDGTLHFCLQAKEEPGNVGGVQLSPTVQATYSNYTGAHGGARPLFIERFIEPDPAGRLFARLQTEDGGRFLYKSNRNMIMVAGDEVPVELPEGFIWLTLCQIASLIRRDNLVNACTRSILACLVGAGSAGEPAYTAGGEGLRDTLQWLDDRRAVTHMLTRRIGLNDLKEWRLDEKGYFSHVPSAFFRIVGLKVSSQTREVGSWGQPIIENPAPGIIGLLLREGAEGTELLMQAKAEAGNRSTVQLGPTAQFTQGNYEGNQKLEKPFLFDEFSAPGPFPPVHESRQAEEGARFYREYNLHRILRLPEGTELALPPDYRWLTLRQVQVLVHLGEQVNSCARSIISCLL, from the coding sequence GTGACGCCAGTGATGCTTCCCGCAGGCGTTGCCCTGCCGCAGGAGTACGCCTCCGGGGTCGCCCGTTCCCGAAACGGTGGAACTCCCCTGCACGACGATGCCTTCGTGGATGGATGGATCAACGCGGCGCGCAAAAGGGGCTCGTTGAACAACGTGCAGGTCCCCCTGGATGCGGTGCAGGGGTGGCACAGGGAGCCGGAGACCGGGAACATCCACCACCAAACCGGACGTTTTTTCAGCGTGATCGGCGTGCATGTCCGCCACAGGGTGGGGCACCACGAGCTGGAATGGGACCAGCCCATCATCGAGCAGCCCGAGATCGGCATCCTCGGCATCCTGGCCAAGTACATCGACGGCACTCTCCACTTCTGCCTCCAGGCCAAGGAGGAGCCGGGCAATGTGGGAGGGGTTCAGCTCTCTCCGACGGTTCAGGCCACCTACAGCAACTACACCGGGGCTCATGGGGGGGCACGGCCGCTCTTCATCGAGCGCTTCATCGAGCCGGACCCCGCCGGGCGGCTGTTTGCCCGCCTGCAGACCGAGGATGGCGGCAGGTTCCTGTACAAGTCCAACCGTAACATGATCATGGTGGCTGGGGACGAGGTGCCGGTGGAGCTTCCTGAAGGCTTCATCTGGCTGACCCTGTGCCAGATCGCCTCCCTTATCCGCCGGGACAACCTGGTCAATGCCTGCACGCGCAGTATTCTGGCCTGCCTCGTCGGCGCCGGAAGCGCCGGTGAGCCGGCGTACACGGCGGGGGGGGAGGGGCTGCGCGATACGCTGCAGTGGCTGGACGACCGCAGGGCGGTGACCCACATGCTGACCAGGCGCATAGGGCTGAACGATCTCAAGGAATGGCGCCTGGACGAAAAAGGGTACTTCTCCCACGTTCCCAGCGCCTTTTTCCGCATCGTAGGGTTGAAGGTCTCCTCTCAGACCAGGGAGGTGGGGTCGTGGGGGCAGCCGATCATCGAGAATCCCGCCCCCGGGATCATCGGGCTGCTGCTCCGCGAGGGGGCAGAAGGGACGGAACTTCTGATGCAGGCGAAGGCCGAGGCCGGCAACCGCTCCACGGTCCAGCTCGGCCCCACGGCGCAGTTCACGCAAGGCAACTACGAAGGGAACCAGAAGCTGGAAAAGCCGTTCCTGTTCGATGAATTCTCCGCGCCCGGACCTTTCCCGCCGGTTCACGAGAGTCGCCAGGCCGAGGAAGGGGCGCGGTTTTACCGGGAATACAACCTGCATCGCATCCTGAGGCTCCCCGAGGGGACCGAACTGGCGCTCCCTCCCGACTACCGCTGGCTCACTCTGCGGCAGGTGCAGGTGCTGGTGCACCTGGGTGAGCAGGTCAATTCCTGCGCGCGGAGCATCATCTCGTGCCTGCTGTGA
- a CDS encoding glycosyltransferase family 2 protein, with protein sequence MPLISIVIPVYNAEKTIASLCQALVSQLKDQYRVEIVLVNDYSRDGSAVVCRRLHEEYPETVTYLALSRNFGEHNAVMAGLNQTRGDYVVVMDDDFQNPPAEVPKLLSEIAKGYDVVYSQYDKKNDSWFRNLGSYLNGTLARVTLDKPASLYLSSFKVMNRFLVDHLVAHKSPNVYIDALILRSTRNIGTALVRHEPRHHGRSGYSLKKLVDLWGNVFVSYSLIPLRLVAIAGAVLTLTGVYSVSAMLIRGWLPMLSDPSDIESLNSILVFFRGVQLLATGIVGEYVGRIYLKLNQDPQFIVRESWTAGSDGNGG encoded by the coding sequence ATGCCTCTCATATCCATCGTCATACCTGTATATAACGCCGAGAAGACCATAGCGTCCCTGTGCCAGGCCTTGGTCTCTCAACTAAAGGACCAATACCGGGTTGAGATCGTCCTCGTGAACGACTACAGCCGCGACGGCTCCGCTGTGGTATGCCGGCGGCTCCACGAAGAGTACCCGGAGACGGTGACCTACCTCGCCCTGTCACGCAATTTCGGCGAACATAATGCCGTGATGGCGGGGCTGAACCAGACGCGCGGCGACTACGTGGTCGTTATGGACGACGACTTCCAGAATCCGCCTGCAGAGGTGCCAAAGCTGCTGTCGGAGATCGCCAAGGGTTACGACGTGGTCTACTCCCAGTACGATAAGAAGAATGACAGCTGGTTCCGCAACCTCGGGAGCTATCTCAACGGCACGCTCGCCCGCGTCACCCTCGACAAGCCGGCCAGCCTCTACCTCTCGAGCTTCAAGGTGATGAACCGCTTCCTGGTCGACCATCTCGTCGCGCACAAAAGCCCCAACGTCTACATCGACGCACTGATCCTGCGCAGCACCCGCAACATAGGTACCGCGCTGGTCCGGCACGAGCCGCGCCACCACGGGAGGAGCGGGTATTCCCTGAAGAAGCTGGTCGACCTGTGGGGCAACGTCTTCGTGAGTTACTCGCTGATCCCGCTGCGCCTGGTGGCGATAGCCGGCGCGGTTTTGACCCTTACGGGGGTCTATTCGGTCTCGGCCATGCTGATCCGGGGATGGCTGCCCATGCTCAGCGATCCCAGCGATATCGAGTCGTTGAACTCCATCCTCGTGTTCTTCCGCGGCGTGCAACTGCTGGCGACGGGAATCGTCGGCGAGTACGTGGGGCGCATCTACCTCAAGTTGAACCAGGATCCGCAATTTATCGTCAGGGAGAGCTGGACCGCGGGGAGCGACGGCAATGGCGGGTAA
- a CDS encoding ATP-binding protein: protein MRLSLNISINLILLIVILALGSTIGFFFVSQQRTTLRSDLEHRVEMVGRQVTSNVYAPMQKGDLGHIGHILEAATAEPEVAFVMVKSLDGEVLAARWMKEVIGGMKEYDFPVRAQSKESVARSEMTFGTITSLAGGEQIAVVAVGVDLDPITKTERVLIIRTAMAVVVGSVVALSLGLAIVRRLLNRSITPLLDGIREISSGDFSSRVQPDPHREIAEIAAAFNEMAERFSSTLMFKHELEETVARRTAQLQQALEDQIRVRETLAEREEHIRLLFNSTAEAIFAVSREGTCTFCNPACVRLLGYDLPEEIVGSRMHRFLGHAASDGSALAEADCPICRMLNDGRGNHTVNETFRRKDGTSFPVEYWSHPILRDEELVGGVVTFLDISQRTMLERQLLQAQKLEGIGVLAGGIAHDFNNLLTAIIGGAEIALNDVAPDSKGAKAIHGVMDAATRAADLTRQILAFSRKQVLSMKELNLNDEVLSQTKMLRRLISEDIKFQVKLASEELCIRADAGQLQQVLLNLAVNARDAMPPGGTLTIETAAVVLQGSDRWLEEGMLPGRYVVISVSDTGKGMNEETKTRIFEPFFTTKGPGEGTGLGLSTVHGVVKQHQGSVSVYSEPGKGTTFRIYLPRIEGMEAAKAPQETKTIPRGRGRILVVEDEQAVRDFLESALQDQGYDVTSVGNGTEAIEACSRTSFDLMVSDVVMPGMSGPQLYQAIREQQPQLKVMFISGYPAKSGSLQDLLDWDAPFLAKPFSATTLLAKTHELLQSAS from the coding sequence ATGCGCCTGAGCCTCAACATCTCCATCAACCTGATACTACTGATCGTCATCCTGGCGCTGGGCAGCACCATCGGCTTTTTCTTCGTCTCGCAGCAGAGGACAACGCTCCGCAGCGACCTGGAACACCGGGTGGAGATGGTTGGACGCCAGGTGACCAGCAATGTCTATGCCCCGATGCAAAAGGGCGATCTGGGGCACATCGGGCACATCCTCGAGGCTGCCACCGCTGAGCCGGAAGTCGCCTTCGTAATGGTGAAGTCCCTGGACGGGGAGGTGCTGGCGGCACGTTGGATGAAAGAGGTCATCGGAGGCATGAAGGAATACGACTTCCCCGTGCGCGCCCAGTCCAAGGAGAGCGTCGCCCGAAGCGAGATGACCTTCGGAACCATAACCTCCCTCGCCGGCGGGGAACAGATCGCCGTGGTCGCAGTGGGCGTCGACCTGGACCCGATCACCAAAACGGAGCGGGTACTGATCATCAGAACCGCGATGGCGGTGGTAGTGGGATCGGTGGTCGCACTCTCCCTTGGTCTCGCCATCGTGCGCAGGCTGCTGAACCGCTCCATCACTCCCCTGCTCGATGGCATCCGAGAGATCAGCTCCGGCGATTTTTCCAGCCGTGTGCAGCCGGACCCGCACCGGGAGATCGCGGAAATTGCCGCGGCCTTCAACGAGATGGCGGAACGCTTTTCCTCGACTCTCATGTTCAAGCACGAATTGGAGGAGACGGTGGCGAGGCGCACCGCACAGTTGCAGCAGGCCCTGGAGGACCAGATCCGGGTGCGCGAAACGCTGGCGGAACGGGAGGAGCACATCCGGCTCCTGTTCAATTCAACCGCCGAGGCGATCTTCGCCGTCAGCCGTGAGGGCACCTGCACCTTCTGCAACCCCGCCTGCGTGAGACTCCTCGGCTACGACCTCCCCGAGGAGATCGTCGGCAGCCGGATGCACCGGTTCCTCGGGCACGCGGCCTCGGACGGAAGCGCGCTGGCTGAAGCCGACTGCCCCATCTGCCGCATGCTCAACGACGGCCGCGGCAACCACACCGTGAACGAGACCTTCCGGAGAAAGGACGGGACCTCCTTCCCCGTGGAGTACTGGTCCCACCCCATCCTGCGTGATGAAGAACTGGTGGGCGGCGTGGTCACCTTCCTCGACATCTCCCAGCGCACCATGCTGGAGAGACAACTGCTCCAGGCACAGAAACTGGAAGGGATCGGGGTACTGGCAGGGGGCATAGCACACGACTTCAACAACCTGCTCACCGCCATCATCGGCGGTGCCGAGATAGCCCTCAACGACGTGGCGCCGGACTCCAAGGGGGCGAAAGCGATCCACGGCGTGATGGACGCCGCCACCCGCGCCGCCGATCTGACCCGGCAGATCCTCGCCTTCAGCCGCAAGCAGGTCCTCTCCATGAAGGAGCTGAACCTGAACGACGAGGTGCTGTCTCAAACCAAGATGCTGAGGCGCCTGATCAGCGAGGACATCAAGTTCCAGGTCAAGCTGGCCTCCGAGGAGCTCTGCATCAGGGCCGACGCCGGACAACTGCAGCAGGTCCTGCTCAACCTCGCCGTCAACGCCCGGGACGCCATGCCTCCCGGGGGCACTCTCACCATCGAGACGGCAGCCGTGGTGCTGCAGGGCTCGGACCGCTGGCTCGAGGAAGGGATGCTTCCCGGGCGCTACGTCGTGATTTCAGTGAGCGATACCGGCAAGGGGATGAACGAGGAAACCAAGACCCGCATCTTCGAGCCCTTCTTCACCACCAAGGGGCCCGGCGAAGGGACCGGCCTCGGTCTCTCCACGGTGCACGGGGTGGTCAAGCAGCACCAGGGAAGCGTGTCGGTGTACAGCGAGCCGGGCAAGGGGACCACGTTCAGGATCTATCTGCCCCGCATCGAAGGGATGGAAGCGGCCAAGGCGCCACAGGAAACCAAGACCATCCCGCGCGGACGGGGCCGGATCCTCGTGGTCGAGGACGAGCAAGCCGTGCGGGATTTCCTCGAGAGCGCGCTGCAGGACCAGGGTTACGACGTGACCAGCGTGGGGAACGGCACCGAGGCGATCGAGGCATGTTCCCGTACCAGCTTCGACCTCATGGTATCCGACGTGGTCATGCCCGGCATGAGCGGCCCGCAGCTGTACCAGGCAATCCGTGAGCAGCAGCCGCAGCTCAAGGTGATGTTCATCTCCGGCTATCCGGCCAAGTCGGGATCACTGCAGGACCTCCTCGACTGGGACGCCCCGTTTCTCGCCAAACCGTTCTCCGCCACCACCCTTTTGGCCAAGACCCACGAGCTGCTGCAGTCGGCGAGCTAA
- a CDS encoding MarC family protein: protein MEAYSDFFFTVWIRFFFLLTPFFVLSTFLAMTPELTARERRSTAVRVTLAVMVACFVLYSFGNTLFSLFGITLDSFRIGAGSLLFLSAVHMVHGDDSAPASEKRDAISVVPLAIPVTVGPGTTGALLVMGAEVQHNWQVFVGLAALAMAVLCVGILLVCASFIEHIVGKKGITILSKLTGLFVAALAAQIVFTGVRNFLKIGA, encoded by the coding sequence ATGGAAGCTTATTCGGATTTTTTCTTCACCGTGTGGATCAGGTTCTTCTTCCTGCTCACCCCCTTCTTCGTACTCTCCACCTTCCTGGCCATGACGCCGGAGTTGACCGCCCGTGAGCGGCGCTCGACCGCCGTCAGGGTGACCCTCGCCGTCATGGTCGCCTGCTTCGTCCTGTACTCCTTCGGCAACACCCTGTTCTCGCTGTTCGGGATCACGCTCGACTCCTTCAGGATCGGGGCGGGGAGCCTTTTGTTCCTCTCGGCGGTGCACATGGTGCACGGCGACGACAGCGCGCCCGCGAGCGAAAAGCGCGACGCCATCTCGGTCGTCCCCCTGGCGATCCCCGTCACGGTCGGCCCCGGTACCACCGGCGCGCTCCTGGTCATGGGCGCCGAGGTGCAGCACAACTGGCAGGTGTTCGTGGGGCTCGCCGCCCTCGCCATGGCCGTCTTGTGCGTCGGCATCCTCCTGGTCTGCGCCTCGTTCATCGAGCACATCGTCGGCAAGAAGGGGATCACCATCTTAAGCAAGTTGACCGGTCTCTTCGTCGCCGCGCTTGCCGCCCAGATCGTCTTCACCGGGGTCAGGAATTTCCTGAAGATCGGAGCTTAA
- the ruvA gene encoding Holliday junction branch migration protein RuvA — protein MIALLTGKIAHKAPDYVILDVNGVGYQVFIPFSTYYALPAEGGTTTLQVHTSVKEDAINLYGFRTQQEKELFQLLIGVSGVGPKLANSILSNSEPSELSESLVSGNIARLSAIPGIGKKTAERLVLELKEKMKKLGMTAAAPGTAAAPAKPEIREDVLSALINLGYKENVVQKALAELKFPEDATVESLLKQALKKLMK, from the coding sequence ATGATCGCCCTTCTCACCGGAAAGATCGCACACAAGGCACCCGACTACGTCATCCTCGACGTGAACGGCGTGGGTTACCAGGTCTTCATCCCCTTTTCCACCTACTACGCACTCCCCGCCGAAGGGGGCACGACCACCCTGCAGGTGCACACCTCCGTGAAGGAGGACGCGATCAACCTGTACGGTTTCCGCACCCAGCAGGAAAAGGAACTGTTCCAGCTGCTGATCGGGGTCTCAGGCGTCGGCCCCAAACTCGCCAACAGCATCCTCTCCAACAGCGAGCCTTCGGAGCTCTCGGAATCGCTGGTGAGCGGCAACATCGCGAGGCTCTCCGCCATCCCGGGTATCGGCAAGAAAACCGCCGAAAGACTGGTGCTGGAACTCAAGGAAAAGATGAAAAAGCTGGGGATGACGGCCGCGGCACCGGGCACTGCAGCCGCACCGGCCAAACCGGAGATCCGCGAGGACGTCCTCTCTGCTTTGATCAACCTCGGCTACAAGGAGAACGTAGTACAAAAAGCACTGGCGGAGCTCAAATTTCCCGAAGACGCCACGGTGGAGTCACTTCTCAAGCAGGCCCTCAAGAAACTTATGAAATAA
- a CDS encoding transglutaminase-like domain-containing protein: protein MRAAITAALVFFIVWAVPLASFSAPSKERSGTVTFAITVTSPQQAQDVKMWFPYPTSDLNQKIDNLQFNGNYSTFTLSREPQSGALYLYTQWRGPHKERHINVTFEATAKERKVARLEEKAVPIPPEVAKYVKSEFWIPSEDKKVKSLSHQITKGKKGILPKARAVYDWVVDNTRRDPNVPGCGVGNVQATLAARSGKCADLSTLFVALARAAGVPAREVFGLRLGRPGQTDISNGHHCWAEFYLPGTGWVPVDPADVTKAVLEKKLDKTGAKPYREYYFGAVDEYRIVLQKGGRGIVFSEGNKETVNYFMYPYAEVDGHALDYCRPKSFAYTVTFRER, encoded by the coding sequence ATGCGTGCAGCAATCACGGCGGCATTAGTCTTCTTCATAGTCTGGGCGGTCCCATTGGCATCTTTTAGTGCCCCGAGCAAGGAGCGAAGCGGCACCGTGACCTTCGCCATAACGGTGACCTCACCCCAGCAAGCTCAAGATGTGAAGATGTGGTTCCCCTACCCCACCTCCGACCTCAATCAAAAGATCGACAACCTGCAGTTCAACGGCAACTATTCCACCTTCACCCTGTCCCGTGAACCCCAAAGCGGTGCGTTGTACCTCTACACCCAATGGCGCGGCCCGCATAAGGAGCGTCACATAAACGTGACCTTCGAGGCGACGGCCAAGGAACGCAAGGTCGCAAGGCTCGAGGAGAAAGCGGTACCCATCCCGCCCGAGGTGGCGAAATACGTCAAGTCGGAGTTCTGGATCCCCTCCGAGGACAAGAAGGTGAAGTCGCTCTCGCACCAGATCACCAAGGGCAAAAAGGGAATCCTTCCCAAGGCACGGGCGGTGTACGACTGGGTGGTCGACAACACCCGGCGCGACCCGAACGTGCCCGGGTGCGGTGTGGGCAACGTCCAGGCCACACTCGCCGCCCGCAGCGGCAAATGCGCCGACCTCAGTACGCTTTTCGTGGCGCTGGCCCGCGCCGCCGGTGTGCCGGCGCGCGAGGTGTTCGGCCTGAGACTTGGGCGGCCGGGGCAGACAGACATCTCCAACGGGCACCACTGCTGGGCTGAATTCTACCTGCCCGGTACGGGGTGGGTGCCGGTGGACCCGGCCGACGTTACCAAGGCAGTACTGGAGAAGAAGCTGGACAAGACGGGCGCCAAGCCCTACCGCGAATACTACTTCGGCGCCGTCGACGAGTACCGCATCGTGCTGCAAAAAGGGGGACGGGGCATCGTCTTCAGCGAGGGGAACAAGGAAACCGTCAACTACTTCATGTACCCCTACGCAGAGGTGGACGGCCACGCCCTCGACTACTGCCGCCCTAAAAGCTTCGCCTACACCGTGACCTTCCGGGAACGCTGA
- a CDS encoding DegT/DnrJ/EryC1/StrS family aminotransferase, translating to MPDVNDKVRYWDYLGDYALHREAYLAAVDRVFCSGRLVLGQEVAHFEKDLAAYCGAAFAVGVNSGTDAILLALKALGIGGGDEVITVSNTAVPTVAAIRASGATPVFVDVEEDTYLMDASLVEAAVTPRTRCLIPVHLCGQMADMAPLKEIVRRRGLKLIEDCAQACGATYREERAGSFGNVGAFSFYPTKVLGAFGDAGAMTTSDPELAARLRRLRFYGIEKGYHAEEEGFNSRLDEVQAAILNLKLVGIEAAASARRDIARIYDEGLAGVGDLGLPVVGRDCRHQYYLYTVRTPRRDRLMEFLGREGIETKINYPHPVHLMRGYSALGYREGDLPVTERLARSILSLPIYPELPWPHAERVVDAVRRFFRGGR from the coding sequence ATGCCAGATGTGAATGACAAAGTCCGCTACTGGGACTATCTCGGCGACTACGCGCTGCACCGCGAGGCATACCTGGCAGCTGTGGACCGCGTCTTTTGCTCCGGGCGGCTGGTGCTGGGGCAGGAGGTCGCGCACTTCGAGAAGGACCTGGCGGCCTATTGCGGGGCCGCGTTCGCCGTCGGCGTCAATTCCGGGACGGACGCGATCCTCCTGGCGCTGAAGGCTTTGGGAATAGGGGGGGGCGACGAGGTCATCACCGTCTCCAATACCGCAGTCCCGACCGTGGCCGCGATCCGCGCCAGCGGTGCGACGCCGGTATTCGTCGACGTCGAGGAGGATACCTACCTCATGGATGCCTCCCTGGTCGAGGCCGCCGTCACCCCCCGCACCCGTTGCCTCATCCCGGTGCACCTGTGCGGGCAGATGGCGGACATGGCGCCGCTTAAGGAGATCGTGCGGCGGCGGGGGCTGAAGCTCATCGAGGATTGCGCCCAGGCCTGCGGCGCAACCTACCGGGAAGAGCGGGCCGGCAGCTTCGGGAACGTGGGCGCCTTCTCCTTTTATCCCACCAAGGTTCTCGGTGCCTTCGGCGATGCGGGTGCCATGACCACCTCGGACCCGGAACTCGCCGCGCGGCTCAGGCGGCTGCGCTTTTACGGCATTGAAAAGGGGTATCACGCCGAGGAGGAGGGCTTCAACTCGCGGTTGGACGAGGTGCAGGCGGCAATCCTGAACCTGAAACTTGTCGGGATAGAGGCGGCCGCGTCCGCACGGCGCGATATCGCGCGCATATACGATGAGGGGCTGGCCGGGGTGGGAGACTTAGGCCTTCCCGTCGTCGGCCGCGACTGCCGCCACCAGTACTACCTGTACACCGTGCGCACCCCGCGTAGGGATCGGCTGATGGAATTCCTGGGCAGAGAGGGGATCGAGACCAAGATCAATTACCCGCACCCGGTGCACCTGATGCGGGGCTACTCTGCCCTGGGGTATCGTGAGGGGGACCTGCCGGTCACCGAGCGGCTTGCCCGCAGCATCCTTTCCCTCCCCATCTACCCGGAGCTCCCCTGGCCGCACGCTGAAAGGGTGGTCGATGCGGTGCGGCGTTTTTTCCGGGGGGGGCGATGA
- a CDS encoding NAD(P)H-quinone oxidoreductase, with product MKAVLMEGFGGVEVLKVGEVDKPAPKENEVLIKVHATSINRPDLVQREGKYPPPPGDSDILGLEVAGVIEELGAGVTGWKVGDRVVSLVGGGGYAEYAVAYANHLMPIPETVSFEEAACICESYITAFLNVFMIGGLEDGQTAILHGGGGGVNTAAIQLCKALTPNAKLIVTASPEKLERVKELGADLVINFRETPDFSEAVKEFTNKKGVDVILDHVGAKYLAPNMNSLGYKGRLVIIGVISGIKAELNLALMMVKRQQIIGSVLRSRPVSEKGEIAAEFVRRAMPKFADRTIVPIIEKVFPIDQVVEAHKMMEEDKHFGKIVLKVAQ from the coding sequence ATGAAAGCGGTACTTATGGAAGGTTTCGGCGGCGTCGAGGTGCTCAAGGTGGGCGAGGTGGACAAGCCCGCCCCCAAGGAAAACGAGGTGCTGATCAAGGTGCACGCCACCTCGATCAACCGCCCCGACCTCGTGCAGCGCGAGGGGAAATATCCCCCCCCGCCCGGCGACTCCGATATCCTGGGGCTCGAGGTGGCCGGCGTCATCGAGGAGCTGGGCGCGGGCGTTACCGGGTGGAAGGTGGGTGACCGCGTGGTGTCGCTGGTGGGCGGCGGCGGTTACGCCGAGTACGCCGTGGCCTACGCCAATCACCTGATGCCGATCCCGGAAACGGTCAGCTTCGAGGAAGCTGCCTGCATCTGCGAGTCGTACATAACCGCCTTCTTGAACGTGTTCATGATCGGCGGGCTTGAAGACGGCCAGACCGCGATCCTGCACGGCGGCGGCGGCGGCGTCAACACCGCGGCCATCCAGCTCTGCAAGGCCCTGACCCCCAACGCCAAGCTGATCGTCACGGCCTCGCCCGAGAAGCTCGAGCGGGTTAAGGAGCTGGGCGCGGACCTGGTGATCAACTTCCGCGAGACCCCGGATTTCAGTGAAGCCGTCAAGGAGTTCACCAACAAGAAAGGGGTGGACGTGATCCTGGACCATGTCGGCGCCAAGTACCTCGCCCCCAACATGAACTCGCTGGGGTACAAGGGGCGGCTGGTCATCATCGGCGTCATCTCCGGCATCAAGGCCGAGCTTAACCTCGCGCTCATGATGGTGAAGCGTCAACAGATCATCGGCAGCGTGCTCCGCTCCCGCCCGGTTTCCGAGAAGGGTGAGATCGCCGCCGAGTTCGTGCGTCGCGCCATGCCCAAGTTTGCCGACCGCACCATCGTGCCGATCATCGAGAAGGTGTTCCCCATCGACCAGGTGGTCGAGGCACACAAGATGATGGAAGAAGACAAGCACTTCGGCAAGATCGTGCTGAAGGTAGCGCAATAA